Sequence from the Panicum virgatum strain AP13 chromosome 5N, P.virgatum_v5, whole genome shotgun sequence genome:
ttttaacaAAGAGTATGTCGTCTTTttataggccaacattcagcaccgtataatatcgccggacgaattgctgtcctatagaatttgccttttaacaAAGAGTGgtaggaagaaaaaaaactcagttgctgcacatgtcgtctttttgtaggccaacattcagcaccgtataatatcgccggacgaattgctgtcctatagaatttgccttttaacaAAGAGTATGTCGTCTTTttataggccaacattcagcaccgtataatatcgccggacgaattgctgtcctatagaatttgccttttaacaAAGAGTggtaggaagaaaaaaaaagagtaaattgcaccagCCGGGAATCGAACCCGGGTCTGTACCGTGGCAGGGTACTATTCTACCACTAGACCACTGGTGCTTTGGATGTCTGCTGAATGGTGGTCAGAATATTTGACTCAAATAGAAGCAGGTCGTTGAATGCAGAGCAGCGCGCGCCGTGCGCATCGTCGTCAGCAGCGCAGCTTGTAAAACAACAGGACATAGCCAGGTTTGGAACTGGAATTGCTTGTGCCAATGTTCTAATTAGGATCCCGTAGCCTGCTGATGAGATCATTTTTTCCCTTTAACCTTGTAGTGGTCTTCTCCATatcttatttttttccttttatgtAAGCAAAGGCTTTCTTTGAGCGATCAATCTCCACAGGCAGCCCAAGCTATTTTTCTCTCCTGCTGTCAGTGCTAAAACTGAGGGAGTTCATACATGCATGTTTGGAGGCTCCTGACGTATCCTTGCTGAACATTATTAATGGCTTTTCTTTATTCATTACTTGCCCTGAACATTCCTCATACAGCTCAAAAGTCCCTTGCAGATGATTGGCATTACTTGCATCAGTTTTCATCAGAATGATGAGTGTGTCATCAGCAACTAGCGTGTTACACTCAGTCCACACTTGCATATTCGGATACCAGCAGTGATCATTTGTGACGCCTGATCTGCATGACATGGATCAATAAGAAAATCCTTTTGATTTGCACACAGAGGGAATAAATACACGGACAAGGGGTCAGAGGAAGATCAAATTGAACAAgtccttttgcattaattgtgtAGATTGGACATATTCAGATGATGCAATTTTCTTGGTATCAGTAAAAGTTTCCATTATGTAAGAAAACGTACAGTGAAGGTCCTTTGGAAAGTGAAATTCGGCTTCAGTCTCCTAGGGAGCATCAACCATCTCACACCATCCTTATTACATGGTTGCAATCAGAGGCTGTGAGCATCACACAACCATGTATGATAATAGAGAAAACAAAACCTGAACGACGTGCCATCTTTGTGTTCAAGACAGTAACTTGCAGGTAGCTGATGATGAGAGAACCGCGCGCGCATCTTTATTCGTAGTACCAAGTGCTTCACTCACGCGAACGAGAGGCCTGATTGTGACAGACTCGCCGAGTTAAagcgcttaattaagcgtaaccgccatcactgacgcattagcttaattaagtgtaacttgacaggctgtttccaacccacaggccgaccgaaacacaccagaagtctcgcacgaaggcgagcgcagaaggtaccagcaagATAAAATCTTacaaatagtaaataatattaagacttttacaaagcagcttaaatttaaaatttacaaaagaaaagatagcagcggcagagaatctaacttacagagcatttttgCTAGAGGACAAATAAAACGAACTAAATaaatcgagaactaccgagtcgtgaagacaaggcgccacatcaagcccaccgatatgacacctagttagcttctaaacctgaaatagggtaaacaacaaaccctgagcaactaatactcagcaagacttacccgactattgggtatacttagcccacatatctagacatgcacggtctttggctggtggtttattttgcagaaaaagcaactaaagtaattccttactttcattattttagcttcaggttctatataaattaactctcacctaatatttgcatagacccactatagcaatcatggtgatgcaagcaaaataattcaatgagctcaatattttatataaacatacctaactcacattctacatttttgctacggtgtgacaaagagaccaaggccctcataaccgcgagacacggcgaatcgattcgatttaaccttgcaaggtggacctaaccaacacggcacgcaaaagccccgtcggactccacgtaccaacccttcccctccccgcctcgaactacagaaccgccccacctacttatagtcagtcgagctcaacgtgagaccaccaaaagtaaatacatgcatcccaattctccgcgactactcgactcgccctaaggggtggtgatgaagttctgtactttcgaagcgaggcagtactaggcttaccggtttcgactacctcctactcccggcatgcggttagtacaattcaatccccaatcagcactgccacatccaccggtccttaatcgacacagacggggctaagacacccaggaaccctgtcctgctgccatacctatccatcatccccgcccggtctcatatCTCCATATTCATTACAATCCATTGATACCAATACTGAAGTATAAAGATAGTagtgtatctcgcgagtaaccggcaattactcggcttctaaagcTTTCCTatattctcgcgagtgacaagagtcactcgacttctatcgcgactattaagcatagcacttctatcgtcctatacatactagtgtaactcagggaatcctagggaatcatgcaactaaggttccaattaATTCCaacacctaatgcacaagtaatagaacatatacataggtgtcataatttaaaatagaatgatgtgcaccggggcttgccttgagtctaCGGCTCAGTGCTAGGTTGAGATGGGCCTTGGAATTGCTccccacgatcctcctgctgcggggcttgcccctgcggctcctgtggctccgcaaccacctcgtatatgACTCCTTCAGCGGCGGCGTCTatacgtatgcatatgatatgagaatgtatgcaatataatttgaaactttgaaatAGACCCTAACCGATTACAAATACTACTAACCACACAACCCGACGTTCATAACTCTGCAAAACCGGAATATCCAGATTTaaatccggaatatccggatttcCAAAACCGGAGTTTCCGgggctatacccggagtttcgcccggagtgtcaaaaacccggagtatccgggcttatacccggagtctccggacccgACAGCatttttcgccccaaaaactgaaatcgtGATTTCTAGCAAAACCAATCCACAAAAATCGAATCCCACATAGACCCTAGTAGATTGATCCTTAAGAAGATGATTGACCGGAGGAAATCAATTCAAACCCCCTAGAACACGGGATTTGCCGAACCCTAGCTTATTTACCTTGGGGTGAGCTCTTCCTTGCACCAAGGGCTCGAATCCAAGCCGTCCAAGGATGGAGCACGCGGGATAGATGATCCTCCACCCAAGTGAAGCTCCCGTGGCCTTGGATCCAGGGTAGAGGGAGGGTTTTTGGgtctctagggtttggggtgagagagagaacgggagagagtgagagaaagcacgggagagagtgagagagagtttATAACGTTTGGGAACAGCAAaaagaccaaaacatgagatataAAGTtccaggtccggagtatccggaataatatccggagtatccgggttcctCTGGCTCTAGAATTTGAAATCGAGTTTTGAGTCGATTTGTGACTCGATTTGTACCCGAAGGATTAGATCTCTAATTAACTAGTTAAGCCCTTGATTAATCCTGATTATAGGTGATTAATACCTGAGGTGTTACACTGATCCACCGAGCTTCTCCTCGACAATGGCGTCCAGACGCCTTGCCATGTCCGGCGTCATGTGGTTCGCCCAGTCCCCTGTCCCTCCCCTCCTGAAGTACCAGTCATTCGCGAAGGGGGACCCGTACGAGCCGGTGTTGTTCACCTCTAGGCTTTTCAGCTTCTCGATGCTGCAGAGCCTCACGATCTGCGCGACgacccccgcctcctcctcggccggcGAGAACGGCTGCCCGACGAACCGCGCCAGCTTCCTGGCGTTGCCGGCGGGGTCGCGCAGCATGTCCTCGTACCTCAGGAACAGCACCGTCTCCGGGCTCGCCTTGCTCGCGTTCCAGTATCCTAGGACATGGTCCCAGATGGGCCCGCACACGGACGTGCCGTTGCAGGCAGCCTCGAACATGTCGGAGAACGAGATGTTGGGATTGACTTTTCTGACGAAGTGCCAGAAAGAAACAAGCGTGTCCTTGGGATCCCTGAAGAATGATGCGTGGTTTATTGTTATGATGTTATTGTTTACGGTGACAAGAACTTATAGAGTAGCTAGCAACAAAATGAGATTTCTGATCATTTATCTGGTCAAAATCGGGCTCGATTACCTGCATATGTAGATGATTTTGCAGTCAGCTGGGTTCTTGGTGATGGAGGTGGGGAGGATGGAGTGGTGCATGTGCGTCGACATGAGCCTCGGCGACGGCAGCGCCTCCATGGCGCCCTCCTTGCCGGCGGTGAACAGACTCTCCATGTACGGGACGCACTGGTGCGGGTTGAGGCGGAGCAGCGGGTGCCCGGCGTCGGCCGGCGGGTACGCGCCGCGCGCCATGGTGGCGAACGCCAGGGCCTTGAGCCACGTGGTGCCGGACTTGGGAGGGCTCGCGAGGACGACGTCGCCGCGCCGCGGGGCGAAGCTCCGCTGGATGGAGATGATCCCGGGCACGACGGTCGCCAGCACCCAGGTGCCCTGGTAGAAGCACACCCACAGCTTGGGGtcgtc
This genomic interval carries:
- the LOC120673070 gene encoding cytosolic sulfotransferase 5-like, with amino-acid sequence MAATNTNGAGAVGPEPFMRSAEALPAIPVEGLTDDPKLWVCFYQGTWVLATVVPGIISIQRSFAPRRGDVVLASPPKSGTTWLKALAFATMARGAYPPADAGHPLLRLNPHQCVPYMESLFTAGKEGAMEALPSPRLMSTHMHHSILPTSITKNPADCKIIYICRDPKDTLVSFWHFVRKVNPNISFSDMFEAACNGTSVCGPIWDHVLGYWNASKASPETVLFLRYEDMLRDPAGNARKLARFVGQPFSPAEEEAGVVAQIVRLCSIEKLKSLEVNNTGSYGSPFANDWYFRRGGTGDWANHMTPDMARRLDAIVEEKLGGSV